One region of Molothrus aeneus isolate 106 chromosome 1, BPBGC_Maene_1.0, whole genome shotgun sequence genomic DNA includes:
- the LOC136556224 gene encoding uncharacterized protein, whose product MARPQTHPVATYLLWATLTTSCSAWTLPQPKPNVWRTLAEALGQDHLCLNTAAAEDPMASCLVGIPLPPSQLPSPFNYIYSFRTTPKSPTAFWNAWRDHLRLQPTLEVNPPELHLLGSALAPVCLIFRYIPSPGNPLYFREAPGSQHPPSASLRYPRTLTLLNPSNASYPPNQWCKRVEKIPPATSPNDKAVTLPHGLFLICGNRAWAGIPSNPIGGPCALGRLSLFTPNLTHIIDWQNKSASLNSTFDLKRIKRDLKNLDEGCDSVIEHWDRTKATALTVLLPWVAIAKSLGELGRLECWVVKQANLTSAALTDLLYDEKVTRQATLQNRAAIDFLLLLHQHKCEEFEGLCCLNLSSRAEDARVSIERMQNHIENIKAQTTDWLGDMFRGWGFSNWAVAILKPTVYLCFSLILVLLAASILWKVLENFINRALSSPEVLRLRAPSNSPEENSWEDPDEEDSMGPLDQELSYEEGPEDSEFEP is encoded by the coding sequence ATGGCACGGCCCCAGACACACCCAGTTGCCACCTACCTCCTTTGGGCCACGCTCaccaccagctgctctgcatggaCTCTCCCCCAGCCGAAACCTAATGTTTGGCGGACCCTCGCGGAAGCCCTGGGGCAAGATCACCTTTGCCTGAACACGGCGGCAGCTGAAGACCCGATGGCGTCTTGCCTCGTGGGGATCCCgctccccccttcccagcttccctcccCTTTCAATTATATTTACTCCTTCAGAACTACCCCGAAATCCCCCACTGCTTTTTGGAACGCCTGGAGAGACCACCTCCGCTTACAACCTACTCTTGAGGTGAACCCTCCAGAGCTCCATTTGCTCGGCTCTGCACTTGCCCCAGTTTGCCTCATTTTTCGATATATCCCCAGCCCCGGTAATCCTCTATATTTTAGAGAAGCCCCGGGTTCCCAACACCCCCCCTCTGCCTCACTCCGGTATCCACGCACTCTGACCCTGTTGAACCCCTCCAATGCCTCCTATCCCCCGAACCAATGGTGCAAACGTGTTGAAAAAATCCCTCCAGCCACCTCCCCGAATGACAAAGCAGTGACCCTTCCCCATggtttgttcttaatttgcggAAACCGAGCTTGGGCGGGAATCCCATCTAATCCTATCGGGGGACCATGTGCATTAGGCCGGCTGTCCCTGTTTACACCCAACCTGACCCATATTATCGATTGGCAGAATAAAAGCGCAAGCCTCAATTCGACCTTCGATTTAAAACGTATCAAAAGAGATTTAAAGAATTTAGATGAAGGCTGCGACTCTGTGATTGAACATTGGGACCGTACAAAAGCGACTGCCCTCACAGTTTTACTTCCTTGGGTAGCGATCGCGAAGTCACTAGGCGAATTGGGCCGCCTAGAGTGTTGGGTTGTAAAACAGGCCAATCTTACGTCAGCCGCCCTAACGGACCTCCTTTATGATGAGAAAGTCACGAGGCAAGCCACACTCCAAAACAGAGCCGCCATcgatttcctcctcctgttacACCAGCACAAGTGCGAGGAGTTTGAaggtctctgctgcctcaaCCTCTCATCCAGGGCTGAAGACGCGAGAGTCTCCATTGAACGCATGCAAAATCATATTGAAAATATCAAAGCGCAAACTACCGACTGGCTGGGGGACATGTTCCGCGGGTGGGGGTTTTCAAACTGGGCAGTAGCCATCCTGAAACCGACCGTTTATTTATGTTTCTCACTTATACTTGTGTTACTCGCTGCCTCAATACTGTGGAAAGTACtggaaaactttattaaccgaGCCCTTTCCTCTCCGGAAGTCCTCCGACTCCGAGCGCCCTCCAactcaccagaagaaaactcttGGGAAGACCCTGACGAAGAAGACAGTATGGGGCCCTTGGACCAAGAACTGTCTTATGAAGAAGGCCCTGAGGACAGCGAATTTGAACCTTGA